A single window of Asticcacaulis sp. MM231 DNA harbors:
- a CDS encoding benenodin family lasso peptide — translation MTKFDHESEDLIDLGNASVETKGNQTIFAPDEVAQHLRQPGLSND, via the coding sequence ATGACCAAGTTCGATCATGAATCCGAAGACCTCATCGACCTGGGCAACGCGTCGGTCGAAACCAAGGGCAATCAAACCATCTTCGCGCCCGACGAAGTCGCCCAGCACCTGCGGCAACCCGGTCTGAGCAACGACTGA
- a CDS encoding lasso peptide biosynthesis B2 protein, with product MAFAFRTDVYGCVANGRVVVLDLAADRYFALPTATDAAVQDWFNGKGLDPATTSKLMTAGLIVQSEAGAPRQQVALAPARSSRLPQQSASLSLLPPLFPVFAQIQARHDLKHRPLNDIISDIRQHKCRKASHAPPVDGDTLSHITLRYLASRRFISGQNECLRWSIAMVRYLSAYGYYPNLVLGVRMMPFGAHAWVQDGDTLLNDTVEQVSAYTPILVV from the coding sequence ATGGCATTTGCTTTCCGAACGGACGTGTATGGATGCGTCGCCAACGGTCGTGTCGTCGTGCTCGATCTGGCCGCCGACCGGTATTTTGCCCTTCCCACCGCGACGGATGCCGCCGTTCAGGACTGGTTTAACGGCAAGGGTCTGGACCCGGCGACAACGTCCAAACTGATGACCGCTGGGCTTATTGTTCAAAGTGAAGCGGGCGCCCCCCGTCAGCAGGTGGCCCTTGCACCTGCCCGTTCCAGTCGGCTGCCCCAGCAGAGCGCTAGTCTGTCTTTGCTCCCTCCGTTGTTCCCTGTCTTCGCGCAGATCCAGGCACGGCACGATCTGAAGCATCGGCCTTTGAACGACATAATTTCCGATATCCGCCAACATAAATGCCGAAAGGCCTCTCACGCCCCACCTGTGGATGGCGACACGCTCAGCCATATAACCCTGCGATATTTGGCGTCCCGGCGCTTTATCTCTGGGCAGAATGAATGTCTTCGCTGGTCGATCGCGATGGTGCGTTATCTCAGCGCCTATGGCTACTATCCAAACCTGGTGCTGGGTGTTCGCATGATGCCGTTTGGCGCGCACGCCTGGGTCCAGGACGGAGACACCCTTTTAAACGATACGGTTGAGCAGGTCTCAGCCTACACACCTATTCTGGTGGTGTGA
- a CDS encoding asparagine synthase-related protein — MALRYIAIVTRDSDRRARVSRAVSAIGLAQTVTSPAVMIHSNTPLLPLHGGIGAVVGDLFTRAPCSVRVQVMDHRASQIARDTLGQSFLTSYWGGYVAVIEDARGLVHVVRDPSAAMPCYVLKHEGAVLFASDVDVLVAAGFLTPEIDFSFLGRHLHAPDIRTPDTGLVGVQEVMAGFRLSIGAEVQMATQAWSPWDFVQADRAQSDAEMVEHLEETLLSCVAAWAGRYPRCLLGVSGGLDSSILAACLVEAGADLTCVTLATHEAEGDERAFARILRDRLQVPLVEAFHRPELVDFTRALSANLPRPIGHAFAQSNFGIRFELEKVLGIDAFFSGIGGDNVFCFTQSATALVDRFRSEGLGLGLVQTFADICHQNNASAGAVFRMAFQRYVDADPTYRFHGETRFLGPAAAHVSDSPLSHPWLHAPKAALPGKAAHIAMLAGLQGTIDGLPRDHAPQILPLISQPVMETCLRIPMWKWIAGGRNRSVARAAFARRLPKALIERTSKGGPNSFAYTVMEHHKDLVRERLTTGRLAQEGLIDARAVYEALAPNALIKPLDHMRLSDLAEAEAWVRHWEAVRKEKTAPTMLE, encoded by the coding sequence ATGGCTCTGCGCTATATCGCCATCGTGACGCGAGATTCCGATCGAAGGGCTCGTGTCTCGCGAGCCGTCAGTGCGATCGGTCTGGCGCAGACCGTGACGTCACCGGCGGTAATGATTCATTCGAACACCCCTTTGCTGCCGCTTCACGGTGGCATCGGCGCAGTCGTCGGTGATCTGTTCACGCGCGCGCCGTGTTCCGTGCGGGTTCAGGTCATGGATCACCGGGCGAGCCAGATCGCGCGGGACACCCTTGGACAGAGCTTTCTGACGTCCTATTGGGGTGGCTACGTGGCCGTCATCGAAGATGCCCGAGGCCTTGTTCACGTCGTGCGGGATCCGTCTGCCGCCATGCCTTGCTACGTTTTGAAACATGAGGGCGCCGTTCTTTTTGCATCTGATGTGGATGTGCTGGTTGCCGCAGGCTTCCTCACCCCTGAGATCGATTTCAGCTTTCTCGGGCGCCACCTCCATGCACCAGATATCCGTACGCCGGACACGGGCCTGGTCGGGGTTCAGGAAGTCATGGCGGGTTTTCGGCTCTCCATTGGGGCTGAGGTGCAGATGGCCACTCAGGCCTGGTCGCCATGGGATTTCGTTCAAGCGGACCGCGCACAATCGGATGCGGAGATGGTCGAACATCTTGAGGAGACCCTCCTCTCTTGCGTTGCCGCTTGGGCCGGTCGGTATCCGCGGTGTTTGCTGGGTGTGTCCGGTGGACTGGACTCTTCGATCCTGGCGGCCTGTCTGGTCGAAGCGGGCGCCGATCTCACCTGCGTGACCCTGGCGACCCATGAAGCGGAGGGGGATGAGCGCGCGTTTGCGCGCATCCTGCGCGACAGGTTGCAGGTCCCACTAGTAGAAGCGTTTCATCGCCCAGAATTGGTGGACTTCACACGCGCGCTGTCCGCCAACCTGCCGCGCCCTATTGGTCATGCCTTTGCCCAAAGCAATTTCGGCATCCGCTTCGAACTGGAAAAAGTGCTCGGTATAGATGCCTTTTTCAGCGGCATCGGTGGCGACAACGTCTTCTGTTTTACGCAATCGGCGACGGCCCTGGTGGATCGGTTCCGCAGCGAAGGGCTCGGCTTGGGTCTGGTCCAGACCTTCGCTGATATATGCCATCAGAACAATGCGAGTGCCGGTGCCGTCTTTAGGATGGCATTTCAACGGTATGTCGACGCAGACCCGACCTATAGATTTCACGGTGAGACGCGCTTCCTTGGTCCCGCTGCGGCTCACGTCAGCGATAGTCCGCTGAGCCATCCCTGGCTACACGCCCCAAAGGCCGCCCTCCCGGGCAAGGCGGCTCACATTGCGATGCTGGCTGGTCTTCAGGGTACGATTGACGGACTTCCGAGGGACCATGCCCCGCAGATTTTGCCCCTGATTTCGCAACCGGTCATGGAGACCTGTCTCCGGATTCCGATGTGGAAGTGGATCGCTGGCGGGCGCAACCGGTCTGTTGCCCGGGCAGCGTTCGCCCGGCGTCTCCCCAAGGCGCTCATCGAGCGCACCTCCAAGGGCGGTCCGAATAGTTTCGCCTACACCGTCATGGAACACCACAAGGACCTGGTACGCGAACGTTTGACAACGGGGCGGCTCGCCCAAGAGGGCCTGATCGATGCGCGGGCCGTGTATGAGGCGCTGGCCCCAAACGCGCTCATCAAACCGCTCGACCACATGCGTCTGTCTGACCTGGCGGAGGCAGAAGCGTGGGTACGACATTGGGAGGCCGTCCGAAAGGAAAAGACGGCCCCGACCATGCTCGAATGA
- a CDS encoding TonB-dependent receptor: protein MSNHYHPSTVRASVIALIIGAALYSSGVAVADDRKIAFDIPAESTAAALNDLAAQANIHLLFPYDLVASTSAPALKGTYSVDEALTLILSGSGLEIAEQKDGSISLRVTAGKGEAATEVIVTGSHIRGGNPTSPVHTVTRADIDASGFSQIGDVMRSLPENFAGGQNPGVLGASNSNIANMNITNASTMNLRGLGSDATLVLVNGHRLAADSSFQGADISGIPLSAVKRIEIVPDGASALYGSDAVAGVANIILRRTFNGAEVSARLGTTTQGGGAEQTYSLLAGRAGTAGYAMLNLEYAKQDAILAGDRAFASNVASDATLIQPQVRRSAFVSLGRDLSDAVSVSLDALLSDRDTTYLNHIYKDYPGYTGWAYTPAFSVTAMVDVALSGGWKAHIAGGAAGSRNSTGIRSYGVDYPNYNTNHLQYIEATADGTLMSLPGGPLKVAVGGGMRTEGFQQGFKGSPSLLMPSRQVDYAYLEGQLPLIAPSSDRTGLHALELNLSARTEHYSDFGSTTNPRVGMRYVPFKDLTLRASWGKSFKAPSFLQMYQAVTLALYKPGLLGGSNDGSIAMLVYGGNTDLKPETSTSWSLGADYAPARMPGLTLSLNLFNIDYTDRVVQPINPLTASLSNPQFEPFLKVDPATATVEALVANAYSMDNYSGLTYDPNKVSVIVYDNYQNATAQTAHGVDLGYRQHFTLGGGGLDAFANATWLHLEQQTIATQPKVGLSGTIFNAPDFKARGGMTWQNGGLSLSGIVNYLGEETDTGVTPNRVIASWTTVDIHLAYSFAGRSGFAQGLKLALSVSNLFDRDPPYAPSPALFYEGLAFDSTNASLIGRTVSLTLTKGW from the coding sequence ATGTCCAACCATTACCATCCGTCTACTGTGCGCGCATCCGTCATCGCTCTCATCATCGGGGCCGCCCTCTATTCCAGTGGGGTTGCCGTCGCGGACGACCGAAAAATTGCTTTCGATATTCCGGCGGAAAGCACCGCTGCCGCGCTGAACGACCTGGCGGCCCAGGCCAATATCCATCTGCTGTTTCCCTACGATCTCGTCGCGAGCACATCCGCGCCCGCCCTCAAGGGCACCTATTCCGTTGATGAGGCGCTGACTTTGATACTGTCGGGGAGCGGCCTGGAGATCGCCGAACAGAAGGATGGCAGTATTTCCCTCCGCGTGACTGCCGGTAAAGGGGAGGCGGCGACTGAGGTGATTGTCACTGGCAGCCACATCCGGGGCGGAAACCCGACCTCGCCCGTCCATACCGTCACGCGTGCTGATATCGATGCTTCGGGCTTTTCGCAGATTGGCGACGTGATGCGCAGCCTGCCGGAGAATTTCGCCGGCGGCCAGAATCCCGGCGTTTTGGGGGCCTCCAACAGCAATATTGCCAATATGAACATCACCAACGCCTCGACCATGAACCTGCGAGGCCTGGGGTCTGATGCCACCCTGGTACTTGTCAACGGCCACCGTCTGGCCGCAGACAGTTCGTTTCAGGGCGCCGATATCTCCGGGATACCCCTTTCGGCCGTCAAGCGTATCGAGATCGTGCCCGACGGCGCCTCGGCCCTCTACGGATCCGACGCGGTGGCCGGTGTCGCCAATATCATTCTTCGCAGGACGTTCAATGGGGCCGAGGTCAGTGCCCGTCTGGGGACGACCACCCAAGGCGGCGGCGCGGAACAAACCTACAGCCTCCTGGCAGGCCGCGCCGGCACCGCTGGTTACGCAATGCTCAATCTGGAATATGCCAAACAGGACGCTATCCTGGCGGGCGACCGTGCCTTCGCGTCTAACGTTGCCTCGGACGCGACCCTCATTCAGCCGCAGGTGAGACGCTCGGCGTTCGTCAGTCTTGGCCGTGACCTGAGCGACGCCGTCTCGGTATCCTTGGATGCCTTGCTGTCGGACCGGGACACGACCTATCTCAATCATATTTACAAGGACTATCCCGGTTACACCGGCTGGGCCTACACACCGGCCTTCTCTGTGACGGCCATGGTCGATGTCGCCTTGTCCGGGGGCTGGAAGGCCCATATCGCCGGCGGCGCAGCCGGCAGCCGCAACAGCACGGGCATCAGGTCCTATGGCGTGGATTACCCAAACTACAACACCAACCACCTTCAGTATATCGAGGCGACGGCGGACGGTACCCTCATGTCCTTGCCAGGTGGTCCCTTAAAGGTCGCGGTGGGCGGAGGCATGCGCACCGAGGGCTTTCAGCAAGGCTTTAAAGGCAGCCCCAGCCTGCTGATGCCCTCAAGGCAGGTGGACTATGCCTATCTCGAAGGGCAGTTGCCCCTGATCGCGCCGTCCTCGGACCGGACCGGGCTACATGCCCTGGAACTGAATCTGTCGGCGCGCACAGAGCATTATAGCGACTTTGGATCGACGACCAATCCGCGCGTCGGTATGCGGTACGTTCCCTTCAAAGACCTGACCCTCCGGGCCAGTTGGGGCAAGTCGTTTAAGGCGCCCTCCTTCCTGCAAATGTATCAGGCGGTCACCCTGGCGCTCTACAAGCCCGGTCTTCTGGGGGGCAGCAATGACGGTTCGATCGCGATGCTCGTCTATGGTGGCAACACAGACCTGAAGCCGGAAACGTCCACCTCATGGTCACTCGGCGCGGACTACGCCCCGGCACGTATGCCGGGCCTGACGCTATCGCTCAACCTGTTCAATATCGATTACACAGACAGGGTCGTGCAACCGATCAATCCGCTAACGGCGTCCCTGTCGAATCCGCAGTTTGAGCCGTTCCTCAAGGTCGATCCGGCCACAGCGACCGTTGAAGCCCTAGTCGCCAACGCCTATTCCATGGATAACTATTCGGGCCTGACCTATGACCCGAACAAGGTCTCGGTGATAGTCTACGACAATTATCAGAATGCGACGGCCCAGACCGCGCATGGGGTGGACCTCGGCTATCGTCAGCACTTCACTCTGGGAGGCGGAGGGTTGGACGCGTTTGCCAACGCCACCTGGCTTCATCTCGAACAGCAGACCATCGCAACACAGCCGAAGGTCGGTCTGTCCGGGACCATCTTCAACGCTCCTGATTTCAAGGCGCGCGGCGGGATGACGTGGCAAAATGGCGGGCTATCCCTCTCGGGCATCGTGAACTATCTGGGCGAGGAGACCGACACCGGCGTGACGCCCAACCGCGTGATCGCGTCCTGGACTACCGTGGATATCCATCTGGCTTACAGCTTCGCGGGCCGGTCAGGTTTTGCCCAAGGCCTGAAACTAGCCCTGTCCGTCTCCAACCTCTTTGATCGCGATCCACCCTACGCGCCCAGCCCGGCCCTTTTCTACGAGGGCCTGGCGTTCGACAGCACCAATGCCTCTCTCATCGGACGTACTGTCAGCCTGACCCTGACCAAGGGCTGGTAA
- a CDS encoding Atxe2 family lasso peptide isopeptidase, protein MRITSFASPIALLVGLSLGTAGVANSAPCTSLLPAPSLAGDAKRAIVADDLLRLRDIGPKHPSASDPILSLSPDGTRVAFQLRRADPEMDAYCLGMVVMPLTPGGRPTIVDTGGDYIRVRQEIGTLTNGPSGYTEIITPKWSPDGKVIAFKRSDNGSIQAWIAAADGSGSRAVSHLPFDVEDLSWTPDGLGLIVKGRPGLDDAKRAIQREGENGYLFDDRFVPFDSNVPWRRNNVPRQAYFINVETGEARLATDMEVAKSLSVRSTATPERALNSVSGPSGQVAWTEMSDPKNVASPERLGVSGPHGKVWTCAAEVCAGARAVWWRDEETVVFQKLEGWARSETGLYEWSIRSGKVRQILKTEDLLAGCQIATGVLVCAHEAKVQPRDIVRIDLTSRRLETLFDPNPEYKAIAFGPVKRLQYVNSFGVQGFTDLVLPANRKPGDKVPLVVVQYLNRGFLRGGINDEVPILLFAANGMAVLSFEDYQSPGSIKGGPSWDAITAYDRIHWRGHRSTQELLELAIKQSVATGAIDEKRLGITGISAGSNTTRWALLNSDLFSAAVIGSCCEDMTSIFTVYGEQGGNEMRRYGYPGLTADGRAFWAPFSMRLNAGRMKTPLLMELADHEYLASLESYFSLKEQAAPVEMYVFPDEFHEKWHPIHRRALYARNLDWFTFWLLGQEDTNPAKQEQYKRWRSLRANLPGSDASRGN, encoded by the coding sequence ATGCGCATCACGTCGTTTGCTTCACCGATCGCCCTGCTGGTCGGGCTCAGCCTCGGTACGGCCGGGGTCGCAAACTCCGCCCCTTGTACCAGCCTCCTGCCGGCACCTTCGCTGGCAGGAGACGCCAAGCGCGCCATCGTCGCTGACGACCTCTTACGGCTTAGGGACATCGGACCGAAGCACCCATCGGCGAGCGACCCCATCTTGAGCTTGTCGCCGGACGGTACACGCGTGGCATTTCAACTTCGTCGGGCCGATCCTGAGATGGATGCCTACTGTCTGGGCATGGTGGTGATGCCGCTTACGCCCGGCGGAAGACCGACCATCGTCGATACAGGCGGCGACTATATCCGCGTGCGACAGGAGATTGGCACGCTCACCAACGGGCCGAGCGGATATACTGAAATTATCACGCCCAAATGGTCGCCCGACGGCAAGGTCATCGCCTTCAAGCGCAGCGACAATGGTAGTATTCAGGCCTGGATCGCCGCTGCCGACGGAAGCGGGTCACGCGCCGTCTCCCATCTCCCTTTCGACGTTGAAGACCTGAGCTGGACACCCGATGGACTGGGTCTGATCGTAAAGGGTCGACCGGGCCTGGACGACGCGAAGCGTGCGATTCAGCGCGAAGGTGAAAACGGCTATTTGTTTGATGACCGCTTTGTTCCCTTCGACAGCAATGTACCGTGGCGTCGTAACAATGTCCCCAGGCAAGCCTATTTCATCAACGTGGAGACCGGTGAGGCCCGGTTGGCTACCGATATGGAAGTGGCGAAAAGTCTGAGTGTACGATCGACCGCCACCCCCGAAAGAGCCCTGAACAGCGTCTCAGGGCCATCCGGCCAAGTGGCTTGGACCGAGATGTCTGACCCCAAAAATGTCGCGTCGCCTGAACGCCTGGGTGTCAGCGGACCTCACGGGAAAGTCTGGACCTGTGCGGCTGAGGTCTGTGCAGGTGCGAGGGCGGTCTGGTGGCGCGATGAGGAGACTGTCGTTTTCCAGAAACTCGAAGGCTGGGCGCGATCCGAGACCGGCCTGTACGAATGGTCTATCCGTTCAGGCAAGGTGCGGCAGATCCTCAAGACGGAGGATCTCCTCGCTGGATGCCAGATCGCTACAGGCGTCCTGGTATGCGCCCACGAAGCCAAGGTGCAACCCCGTGATATCGTGCGGATTGATCTGACATCAAGGCGGTTAGAGACGCTGTTCGACCCCAATCCGGAGTACAAGGCCATCGCCTTCGGACCCGTCAAACGGCTGCAGTACGTCAATAGTTTTGGGGTGCAAGGCTTTACAGACCTAGTCCTGCCGGCCAACCGTAAGCCTGGAGATAAGGTACCGCTCGTCGTAGTACAATATCTCAATCGTGGCTTTTTGCGTGGTGGTATCAATGACGAGGTACCAATTCTCCTGTTCGCTGCCAACGGCATGGCCGTGCTCAGTTTTGAAGATTACCAGTCGCCCGGGTCCATAAAAGGCGGCCCCTCCTGGGACGCGATCACGGCTTATGATCGCATCCACTGGCGTGGCCATCGCAGCACACAAGAGCTGCTCGAATTGGCCATCAAGCAATCGGTCGCGACGGGCGCGATCGACGAGAAGCGGCTAGGCATTACGGGCATCAGCGCTGGGTCCAACACCACGCGCTGGGCCTTGCTGAACAGCGATCTGTTTTCTGCGGCTGTCATCGGAAGCTGTTGCGAAGACATGACCTCGATCTTCACGGTGTACGGCGAGCAGGGTGGAAACGAAATGCGTCGTTATGGCTATCCTGGCCTGACGGCGGACGGCAGGGCCTTCTGGGCGCCATTTTCCATGCGCCTGAACGCCGGCCGAATGAAAACACCCCTGTTGATGGAACTGGCGGATCACGAATATCTCGCGTCGCTGGAAAGCTACTTTTCCCTCAAGGAGCAGGCCGCGCCCGTCGAGATGTATGTGTTTCCAGATGAGTTTCACGAGAAGTGGCACCCCATACATCGGCGTGCACTTTACGCGCGTAATCTCGACTGGTTCACATTCTGGCTCCTGGGCCAGGAAGACACTAATCCGGCAAAACAAGAGCAATACAAACGGTGGCGATCACTCCGCGCCAACCTGCCGGGTTCGGACGCATCCAGAGGGAATTAG
- a CDS encoding benenodin family lasso peptide: MTKIEPQDVIDLGAVSTETKGMQTQFQADDALQHKPNPGLSHD, from the coding sequence ATGACCAAAATCGAACCTCAAGACGTCATCGACCTTGGTGCCGTAAGTACCGAGACCAAGGGCATGCAGACCCAGTTCCAGGCAGATGATGCCCTCCAGCACAAGCCTAACCCTGGCCTGAGCCATGACTAA